The proteins below are encoded in one region of Hordeum vulgare subsp. vulgare chromosome 3H, MorexV3_pseudomolecules_assembly, whole genome shotgun sequence:
- the LOC123441769 gene encoding COP9 signalosome complex subunit 5-like, giving the protein MATPGGTHELLKMVVQARAGGTIEIMGLMQGKFQGDSIIVMDAFALPVEGTETRVNAQAEAYKYMVEYSTINKQAGRLENVVGWYHSHPGYGCWLSRIDVSTQMLNQQFQEPFLAVVIDPTRTVFAGKVDIGAFRTYPKDYKPPDEPVSEYQTIPLNKIEDFGVHFKQYYSLDITYFRSSLDSHLLDLLWNKYWVNTLSSSPLLGNRDYVAGQIFDLADKLEQAKGQLAHSQFGMLMPSQRKKEKKVGTSCNSERRE; this is encoded by the exons ATGGCGACGCCGGGCGGCACACACGAGCTCCTTAAGATGGTCGTCCAAGCCCGCGCCGGCGGCACCATCGAGATCATGGGCCTCATGCAGGGCAAGTTCCAGGGCGACTCCATCATCGTCATGGATGCCTTCGCGCTCCCCGTCGAGGGCACCGAGACCAGGGTCAACGCCCAGGCCGAGGCCTACAAGTACATGGTCGAGTACTCCACCATCAACAAGCAA GCTGGAAGGTTGGAAAATGTGGTTGGTTGGTACCACTCACATCCTGGTTATGGATGCTGGCTGTCACGCATTGATGTTTCAACTCAGATGCTTAATCAGCAGTTTCAAGAACCATTCTTGGCTGTTGTGATAGACCCTACAAGGACTGTTTTTGCTGGTAAAGTGGACATTGGAGCTTTTAGGACATATCCAAAAGATTACAAGCCACCGGATGAGCCTGTGTCTGAGTATCAGACCATACCACTCAACAAGATAGAAGATTTTGGTGTTCACTTCAAACAG TACTATTCTTTGGATATAACCTATTTCAGGTCATCCCTGGACTCTCACCTCCTTGATCTACTCTGGAACAAGTACTGGGTCAACACATTGTCTTCGTCACCACTTCTGGGTAACAGGGATTATGTTGCTGGACAAATCTTTGATTTAG CTGATAAACTAGAGCAAGCTAAAGGGCAACTGGCACACAGTCAATTTGGCATGCTTATGCCATCACAGCGAAAGAAAGAG AAAAAAGTTGGAACATCTTGTAatagtgaacggagggagtaa